DNA from Cynocephalus volans isolate mCynVol1 chromosome 2, mCynVol1.pri, whole genome shotgun sequence:
ttaagcccttttccccagggagagcattaatccattcatgagggatccacccccatgactcaatcagtttccaacactgccacactggagatcaaatttccacatgagttttggaggggacaacacatccaaactccatcattccagaATCTGTATTAGTCACAGTTCtccagagacagaatcaataggatgtgttataattatatgagagggatttattacgggaattagctcacatggctatgaagaaaaatcccacaataggccgtctataaactagatgctggtagcatggctcagtccaagtccaaagacctcagaaccagggaagctgatggtgtccttggtgtaagttctggaacccaaaagctgaagagtctcaagctctgatgtccacggacgggagagaagagtgtaccccagctccagcggattgagagagagcttcacctctttcctctgtcttttgttctcactGAGGGtaggtctttcacacccaggccactcagactctcatactaatgcctgctagaaacaccctcatggacacacctgaaaagattgctttaccaggtttctcagcattccttcatctaaccaagttgacatctagaattaaccttcacaaaagTTAAAAATCATGTTATATTTCCCACTTTATACACTGCATTATTCCCTCTAAATGGGTTTTCTTCATACCTCAGGGTTCACACCCTAATTTTGCTTTATGTACCATATGGTGTACATCCACGTGAGCACAActcaaatctcattttctttctccaatttGAGCATCTCCACATAACTATTCATTTTCATTATGTAATAGCTCACCTCTGTCTAAATCACATAACACCAAAATCACACAAATTTCACTATGGTCTATAGCCAAATTATCCTTTAACTCTATTACTTACAGAACTCTACCAGAACTAGGTATTTAAAGCACAAAAcaaactttttcctttgtttctggtCACTCAACCAGAATGAACAATGGTTCCTTGGTACTGGTGGTACAATTTAGTTCATACATCCATATTACAGATATTAAAGTTTCCAAAGTATGAAGGGTACTGTGATAGGTTCTATAACCTCATAATCAACCAACTTTgccatgttttatatttatctccACCTATTTAGAAATGCATGTCAGGCAACTATAAGTAAAAGTGTGAGAGGAGCAAGGGCCTATAGACATGGAGTAATGCTCCAAAGCTTTACTCTTTTCTGAGAGTCAGTCCAGCCTAAACCAGAAAAGGGGGTTTCGAAAATGTCTATCTTTTATACTTCCCTGCTGATGATTTAAGAACTCATCTTTCTATTTCCCGTAGGTATCTAGCCAAGCAGATTTAATTACTAGTATCTACTGCTTTCTAATAGAGATTTCATATTTAACCCAAATTCTAAGATAAGGGTATGAAGTTTGCCATCCAAGAGGCTGAATGAGATAAAATGTCTCAGGTTGCAGATTTCCCGCTCTTTGTATAGTTACCATATGCCACATCAGCACTCTATTGCttatacttacacacacactttatagaaaagcaaatgaaaccATTATTATTCACCAACCTAGTTTTTAAGCTGTATTTTACTTGTGTAACAAAAATTTGAAGTctgctgtttaaaaaatatgtgcatGGTTCACTTATATACCTTAAACAAAAGAACACTTAGAATAATCATTGGTTTTGCCTTCCTATAGATAATGTGGGCAGATCTGGGACGTAGTGAAGAAAAAACACTTTATACTATATTCTCTCAGTAGATAGACACAAGACCAGGCCCAGAAAaagaactatttatttattaccacaacaaaaatatcattttttttggctggctggcaggtacagggatctgaactctggaccttggtgttataaggctgtgctctgaacaactgagctaactagccagcccacatctttgtttttctgatttaaaaagtaaaattctaaaACGTGTTCTTTAGctcataattatttataaattgagACAATTATATAAACAATCTCCCAAGAtatgtgggagaaaaaaaaaagcaagggagATTATAAACTTCAAAATAACTTAATTTCAAGTTCCTAGGAGctgttttagtatttttaaaagaagtatagTTTGTATAATATTAGACATGAGGGAAAACCTGACTCAGCAATGTTTCCTGAATTAATTAAGCTAGTAATTTAGAGAAAAGGATTATTTAAGAAAGAGATtctttttgttgtggtttttggtggctggccagtatgaggatccaaacccctgaccttggtgttaaaacaccatactctaaccaactgagccgaccagccagccctaaacttctatttttatgaagttaaaattatatttaattatatttttactgttttccaactctaatttcctttttttaacttataaaagtAACCTATTTCATGATAACCAATTCAAATAGGCATAAACAAAAGTAGAAGTATGAATCTTAACAACCTTGGATAAAAATCTATACTTACAGCTTTGAGGAGGTAGCATGGCTGTAAAGGATATCCACCAGGGGAGTCTCTTGAATGCTGAAGCCATCATCACACTCTCCTGAAGGGGGCTGGTCTTCCATTTCTGACACATACCCTTCACCCTGGTCCTCCTCTTTGGATTCTTCCTGAGCTTCCTGCAGAGAATGCCAGAAAACACAGGAAACTTTAGAAAGAGATTTACTAACTGCATGATAACTTATTTGCATAGAGTAAATGAAGACTGTCCTTACGGTGAGAAGCCAGTTACATAAAGCtataaaagaaattagagaaagcaAACTTAACTAGACTTAAGTCAATGAATATTTGGTAACAATCTTGCTGGAGAACTTTGACTCTGTATCCCTACCCGCAAAGTGAAAAAGTAGTGTTTACTCAATTCTAGTGGGATgttgcctaaataaataaataaataaataaataccatcaTTATCACCTGTAGCCCTGAAGTTAATTACTCTAGCTGGTCAGATAATATTAGTAATGATAATGGCATTCTAAATTTTACTGATTGCTTACTATaagccagacactgtgctaaatgctttacatgaaTTGTCTCAAATAAACCTCACAGCAAACCTACAAAGTAGAGCACTATTATCCCATTTATAACGGAGAATACTGAGGTTCTAAAATGTTCACTAAtatgcctaaggtcacacagctagaactGGTGCTAAAATCAGAACTGGACCCAGTAGTTTAACTCTCTGGAGTTAGCCTATGTGCTCTAACCACTCTGCTCTGCTTCCCTGTTCAGAAGGCCAACCAGACAGCTGATTTAAGTTAATTCACTTACCTCTTCACTCTCTGTGCATAGTCCCTGAACTGCACAAATATCTGAAGGAGCTGGAGCCACCTCTGGCTTTCTATTTTCTCCCAGTAGCTTCTTTTCAGCTACTAAGGGGTCTACCTTGGCTGAAAGCTCTTCAGTCTCTCTGCAGAGCTCTCCTTCTCCCTCGGTAGCTTCAacttcccttccctcttcttgCCTGGTACCAGATGGAGTATAGCAGCCTTCACTTGATTCTCTGCTGCTAATGCACAATGGCTGCATTAAATAAGCTACCTGCAATCAAAGTTTATTATTAAATGCACAGGAACACCAATGGATATCATCATCCACCCAGCAATGCCATATGCTTACAATGCCACATGCTTATACTCCTTTGTGACTAAGTCTGAGATGGCAAATAggtttaattaattcattcaattgtttaaaatttatcaaaaatctTACATACACAGGCACTTTGCTAATTGCTGAGGACATTATGGTGAACAAGATAGATATGGTTCTTGCCTACTCCAGGAGCTTATGTTCTAATTTTTCATCTCAAGTGTCAACTCTAATCAATTGAGTGGCTGTCTAGAAAAGTGATGAAAATTTTGTCTTCCATAGACACTGCAGAGAAGTGGTAACATTTGAAGTGGATGCTTGCTGATAGTGACCTAGGTTCTCCTGAATGTGTTCGGTTACAGCATAAACTGTTTAATTCTGCTTAACCAGGGCAATAAGGACAGTTTAAAATACTGCCTTGAAGTCATGACATTTTAAGTTTCGAggaggggccaagcccgtggcgcacttggtagagtgctgcgctggcagcgcggtgacgctcccgccgcgggttcagatcctatataggactgaccagtgcactcactggctgagtgccggtcacgaaaaaacgacaaaaaaaaaaaaaaaaaaaagtttcaaggaGTTTGGGCACATGTAACCTCCTACAACTCTGAAAGAATGAATTTCAAGGATACTCATAAGGCAGTCTTATACATAGAAATTCTACTctcaggccagcctgtggctcacttgggagagtgtggtgctgataacactaaggccacgggttcggatcccatatagggatggccggttggctcactgggtgagcgtggtgctgacaacaccaagtcaagggttaagatccccttaccggtcatctttaaaaaaaaagaaagaaagaaagaaagaaattctactCCCTATGACTCAGGCCCCTAATGACTGGGGTCTTAGTACACTCAGTCAGAAAGTATTTATTTGGTGCATATTCTGTATCAACACATACATAATCTGGGGACACAGCAATGAACTTAGTCCCTACCACTATGGAACTTAACATTTTAGTCCACAATATTAAGAGTGGTAGAAGCATGCAAGGGTAAGCATCCTTTCAGAAAGTTGAGACTCTTCCAGCTTTGGAAATAATAGTACACTATTACCTCAGAGAGAAAGTGGAGGAGGTTCTGGTGGCTGATTTGCTCTGCTTCTTCCTGAGACTCCTCACTGCCTCTGTCCCCCACAAGCAGCTCACTAGGTTCTCTCCCTGGGCTGCTTTCCTCTAGGTCTTCAGCCCCTGGATCCTCAGTTTCCCTCCAGCTGCCCACATCAAGATCCAGACTGGAGTCCCATGAGCTGAAGAGGGACCTGCAGTCATTGCTCAACTCTGAGTCATTGGGATACTCTTGTTCAGAATCCAGCCAAGCCCACTCATGCCCCATCTGTAAATACACAGAAATCAAATGCATTAAATTCATTCAAATCAATGTTCCTAAGGAATCCCCATCTTCCAAGTTCAGTTGAAATATAAGGAGCGAGAAATTTCTTTCTACTCATTACTAGCAAGAGTAAAAACTACCTGAAAGGAGACATTAAGAGataaaatgatttcttaaaaaaagggggggggggggcagccagcctgtggctcactcgggagagtgcagtgctgataacaccaaggccccgggttcggatcctatatagggatggccggttcgttcactggctgagcgtggtactgacaacaccaagccaaggtttaagatccccttaccggtcatctttatagaaaaaaaaaaaaaagagataagatgATTTCTATCTttgggaataaagaaaaatcaccatGTCAGTATACAGTATAATAGAGATATTAcccaataattatttttacttggaTATCCTCTTACTCCAAAAGGGAAAGAACTGGAGTATAACAGGATACCTTAACTAAGATAGCTTCCTCTATCCCAAATTACCCATAAAAACTCAACCGCAAGGCAATAGACTTGAGGGGTCGGGGGTATTTTCCCCAgcatatacacatttttaacCTATTAACTACGGTATCCTGGTTTTCTTAcacctttgttttctctctttcataaCTTTCAACAAATCCTTGCCTTCAATGTTCTTGCTTGGTCCTCTGCTTCCTTAGtaatacttctttttaaaaagcatatatattttGAGGTTTCAACTTTGACTTCTATTCAGGTGGCTCACAAATCTCTCCACCTTTACCTCTTACATGCATTCTTATTTCTCCGTGCATCCAAAAATCAATTCTCTTTAGATGCCCTACCATCTGCTTCAACTTTTCTAAAACTAAAATCACTTTTGTTCCTGTTTCCAAAATCATCCCAATTTCCTTATCCCTGTCATCAacactatttttttaatctgcaGAACTCAATTCTCTTTTGACCCTTTCTTCAAATCAGTCAGTCCTCTTCCCAATTTTCTTCCACAATCATTTTTGTGTCCATCGTTTGATCATGAACAAATGCCATGCTCTCCTGGTCAGTTTC
Protein-coding regions in this window:
- the LOC134370586 gene encoding bromodomain-containing protein 8-like; this encodes MHLISVYLQMGHEWAWLDSEQEYPNDSELSNDCRSLFSSWDSSLDLDVGSWRETEDPGAEDLEESSPGREPSELLVGDRGSEESQEEAEQISHQNLLHFLSEGEAQEESKEEDQGEGYVSEMEDQPPSGECDDGFSIQETPLVDILYSHATSSKLTDLSQGDPVQDHLLFKKTLLQVWKMIASHRFSSPFLKPVSERQASGYKDVVKRPMDLTTLKRNLSKGRICTMAQFQRDLMLMFQNAVMYNDSDHHVYHMAVQMQREVLEQIQVLSIWLDQRRDLSSLE